From a region of the Ficedula albicollis isolate OC2 chromosome 1A, FicAlb1.5, whole genome shotgun sequence genome:
- the NR2C1 gene encoding nuclear receptor subfamily 2 group C member 1 isoform X1 — protein MATIEELAHQIFEQQMGEVAHSQEGGTQTLMDGTPQRIQIVPADSGLSLSQRIQIVTDQQTGQKIQIVTALDQSSAGKQFILTNHDGSTPSKVILARQDSTPGKVILATPDAAGVNQLFFASPDISAQHIQILTDNSPNEQGLNKVFDLCVVCGDKASGRHYGAVTCEGCKGFFKRSIRKNLVYSCRGTKDCVINKHHRNRCQYCRLQRCIAFGMKQDSVQCERKPIEVSREKSSNCAASTEKIYIRKDLRSPLAATPTFVTDNETARSTGLLESGMFVNIHPSAVKSEPTVLMTPDKVEACQGDLSTLANVVTSLANLSKSKDMSQSSTELSMIDSLSNGDASLPEHKQEEQASSDVTRAFDTLAKALNPGESAACQNSENVDTSAQLLGGETSMNIVEIEGPLLSDAHVAFRLTMPSPMPDYLNVHYICESASRLLFLSMHWARSIPSFQALGQDNSISLVKACWNELFTLGLAQCSQVMNVATILAAFVNHLQGSLQQDKLPTDRGRLVMEHVFKLQEFCNSMVKLCLDGYEYAYLKAIVLFSPDHPGLENVVQIEKFQEKAYMEFQDYVTKAYPDDTYRLSRLLLRLPALRLMSAAITEELFFAGLIGNVQIDSIIPYILRMETADYNSQIIGHGM, from the exons ATTGTCACAGATCAGCAGACGGGCCAGAAGATTCAGATTGTTACAGCACTTGATCAGAGCTCAGCAGGCAAGCAGTTCATCTTAACAAATCATGATGGCTCTACCCCAAGCAAGGTGATCCTTGCCAGACAAGATTCCACTCCAGGAAAAGTTATCCTAGCAACTCCAGATGCTGCAGGTGTCAACCAACTGTTTTTTGCATCCCCTGATATATCTGCACAACACATCCAG attttaacaGACAACTCCCCCAATGAACAGGGCCTAAATAAAGTGTTTGATCTGTGTGTTGTATGTGGAGACAAAGCAtcag GGCGTCATTATGGAGCAGTAACCTGTGAGGGATGCAAAGGGTTCTTTAAAAGGAGTATACGGAAGAATTTAGTTTATTCCTGCCGAGGAACAAAGGACTGCGTCATTAACAAACACCACCGGAATCGCTGCCAGTactgcaggctgcagagatgCATCGCCTTTGGCATGAAACAAGATT CTGTACAGTGTGAGAGGAAACCTATTGAAGTGtcaagagaaaaatcttcaaacTGTGCAGCTTCTACAGAAAAGATCTACATTCGGAAAGATCTTCGTAGTCCATTAGCTGCAACCCCAACTTTTGTAACAGACAATGAAACAGCAAG GTCAACGGGTTTGCTGGAATCCGGAATGTTTGTTAACATTCATCCATCCGCAGTAAAAAGTGAGCCTACTGTGCTGATGACTCCAGATAAG GTAGAAGCATGTCAAGGAGATTTAAGTACACTGGCAAATGTGGTGACTTCATTAGCAAATCTCAGCAAATCCAAAGATATGTCACAAAGCAGTACAGAGCTGTCCATGATTGACAGTTTGAGTAATGGAGATGCATCATTACCTGAACACAAGCAAGAAGAACAAGCTAGTAGTGATGTTACAAG GGCATTTGATACTCTTGCAAAAGCATTAAATCCAGGAGAGAGTGCAGCATGCCAGAACTCTGAAAATGTTGACACCAGTGCACAGCTGCTTGGTGGAGAAACAAGCATGAACATTGTTGAAATAGAGGGGCCACTACTCAGTGATGCTCATGTAGCATTCAGG cTCACCATGCCTTCTCCTATGCCTGATTATCTTAATGTTCACTATATCTGCGAGTCTGCCTCCAGGTTGCTTTTCTTGTCCATGCACTGGGCACGTTCCATTCCATCTTTCCAAGCTTTGGG ACAGGATAACAGCATATCATTAGTTAAAGCCTGCTGGAATGAACTTTTTACGCTTGGTCTAGCACAATGCTCCCAAGTTATGAATGTGGCAACGATCTTAGCTGCTTTTGTCAATCACCTTCAAGGCAGTTTACAACAAG ATAAGCTGCCAACAGACAGAGGAAGACTAGTAATGGAGCATGTCTTCAAATTGCAAGAGTTTTGTAACAGCATGGTTAAGCTGTGTCTAGATGGATATGAATATGCATATTTGAAAGCAATTGTCCTCTTCAGTCCTG atcacCCAGGTCTAGAAAATGTGGTACAGATTGAgaaatttcaagaaaaagcTTACATGGAGTTCCAAGACTATGTAACAAAGGCGTATCCGGATGATACTTACAG ACTATCTAGACTTCTTCTCCGATTGCCTGCTCTTAGGCTGATGAGTGCTGCCATCACTGAAGAGCTGTTCTTCGCAGGACTGATTGGAAATGTTCAGATTGACAGCATCATCCCGTACATTCTGCGAATGGAGACAGCAGACTACAACTCTCAGATCATAGGTCATGGCATGTAA
- the NR2C1 gene encoding nuclear receptor subfamily 2 group C member 1 isoform X2, giving the protein MATIEELAHQIFEQQMGEVAHSQEGGTQTLMDGTPQRIQIVPADSGLSLSQRIQILTDNSPNEQGLNKVFDLCVVCGDKASGRHYGAVTCEGCKGFFKRSIRKNLVYSCRGTKDCVINKHHRNRCQYCRLQRCIAFGMKQDSVQCERKPIEVSREKSSNCAASTEKIYIRKDLRSPLAATPTFVTDNETARSTGLLESGMFVNIHPSAVKSEPTVLMTPDKVEACQGDLSTLANVVTSLANLSKSKDMSQSSTELSMIDSLSNGDASLPEHKQEEQASSDVTRAFDTLAKALNPGESAACQNSENVDTSAQLLGGETSMNIVEIEGPLLSDAHVAFRLTMPSPMPDYLNVHYICESASRLLFLSMHWARSIPSFQALGQDNSISLVKACWNELFTLGLAQCSQVMNVATILAAFVNHLQGSLQQDKLPTDRGRLVMEHVFKLQEFCNSMVKLCLDGYEYAYLKAIVLFSPDHPGLENVVQIEKFQEKAYMEFQDYVTKAYPDDTYRLSRLLLRLPALRLMSAAITEELFFAGLIGNVQIDSIIPYILRMETADYNSQIIGHGM; this is encoded by the exons attttaacaGACAACTCCCCCAATGAACAGGGCCTAAATAAAGTGTTTGATCTGTGTGTTGTATGTGGAGACAAAGCAtcag GGCGTCATTATGGAGCAGTAACCTGTGAGGGATGCAAAGGGTTCTTTAAAAGGAGTATACGGAAGAATTTAGTTTATTCCTGCCGAGGAACAAAGGACTGCGTCATTAACAAACACCACCGGAATCGCTGCCAGTactgcaggctgcagagatgCATCGCCTTTGGCATGAAACAAGATT CTGTACAGTGTGAGAGGAAACCTATTGAAGTGtcaagagaaaaatcttcaaacTGTGCAGCTTCTACAGAAAAGATCTACATTCGGAAAGATCTTCGTAGTCCATTAGCTGCAACCCCAACTTTTGTAACAGACAATGAAACAGCAAG GTCAACGGGTTTGCTGGAATCCGGAATGTTTGTTAACATTCATCCATCCGCAGTAAAAAGTGAGCCTACTGTGCTGATGACTCCAGATAAG GTAGAAGCATGTCAAGGAGATTTAAGTACACTGGCAAATGTGGTGACTTCATTAGCAAATCTCAGCAAATCCAAAGATATGTCACAAAGCAGTACAGAGCTGTCCATGATTGACAGTTTGAGTAATGGAGATGCATCATTACCTGAACACAAGCAAGAAGAACAAGCTAGTAGTGATGTTACAAG GGCATTTGATACTCTTGCAAAAGCATTAAATCCAGGAGAGAGTGCAGCATGCCAGAACTCTGAAAATGTTGACACCAGTGCACAGCTGCTTGGTGGAGAAACAAGCATGAACATTGTTGAAATAGAGGGGCCACTACTCAGTGATGCTCATGTAGCATTCAGG cTCACCATGCCTTCTCCTATGCCTGATTATCTTAATGTTCACTATATCTGCGAGTCTGCCTCCAGGTTGCTTTTCTTGTCCATGCACTGGGCACGTTCCATTCCATCTTTCCAAGCTTTGGG ACAGGATAACAGCATATCATTAGTTAAAGCCTGCTGGAATGAACTTTTTACGCTTGGTCTAGCACAATGCTCCCAAGTTATGAATGTGGCAACGATCTTAGCTGCTTTTGTCAATCACCTTCAAGGCAGTTTACAACAAG ATAAGCTGCCAACAGACAGAGGAAGACTAGTAATGGAGCATGTCTTCAAATTGCAAGAGTTTTGTAACAGCATGGTTAAGCTGTGTCTAGATGGATATGAATATGCATATTTGAAAGCAATTGTCCTCTTCAGTCCTG atcacCCAGGTCTAGAAAATGTGGTACAGATTGAgaaatttcaagaaaaagcTTACATGGAGTTCCAAGACTATGTAACAAAGGCGTATCCGGATGATACTTACAG ACTATCTAGACTTCTTCTCCGATTGCCTGCTCTTAGGCTGATGAGTGCTGCCATCACTGAAGAGCTGTTCTTCGCAGGACTGATTGGAAATGTTCAGATTGACAGCATCATCCCGTACATTCTGCGAATGGAGACAGCAGACTACAACTCTCAGATCATAGGTCATGGCATGTAA
- the NR2C1 gene encoding nuclear receptor subfamily 2 group C member 1 isoform X3 produces the protein MATIEELAHQIFEQQMGEVAHSQEGGTQTLMDGTPQRIQIVPADSGLSLSQRIQIVTDQQTGQKIQIVTALDQSSAGKQFILTNHDGSTPSKVILARQDSTPGKVILATPDAAGVNQLFFASPDISAQHIQILTDNSPNEQGLNKVFDLCVVCGDKASGRHYGAVTCEGCKGFFKRSIRKNLVYSCRGTKDCVINKHHRNRCQYCRLQRCIAFGMKQDSVQCERKPIEVSREKSSNCAASTEKIYIRKDLRSPLAATPTFVTDNETARSTGLLESGMFVNIHPSAVKSEPTVLMTPDKVEACQGDLSTLANVVTSLANLSKSKDMSQSSTELSMIDSLSNGDASLPEHKQEEQASSDVTRAFDTLAKALNPGESAACQNSENVDTSAQLLGGETSMNIVEIEGPLLSDAHVAFRLTMPSPMPDYLNVHYICESASRLLFLSMHWARSIPSFQALGQDNSISLVKACWNELFTLGLAQCSQVMNVATILAAFVNHLQGSLQQDKLPTDRGRLVMEHVFKLQEFCNSMVKLCLDGYEYAYLKAIVLFSPDYLDFFSDCLLLG, from the exons ATTGTCACAGATCAGCAGACGGGCCAGAAGATTCAGATTGTTACAGCACTTGATCAGAGCTCAGCAGGCAAGCAGTTCATCTTAACAAATCATGATGGCTCTACCCCAAGCAAGGTGATCCTTGCCAGACAAGATTCCACTCCAGGAAAAGTTATCCTAGCAACTCCAGATGCTGCAGGTGTCAACCAACTGTTTTTTGCATCCCCTGATATATCTGCACAACACATCCAG attttaacaGACAACTCCCCCAATGAACAGGGCCTAAATAAAGTGTTTGATCTGTGTGTTGTATGTGGAGACAAAGCAtcag GGCGTCATTATGGAGCAGTAACCTGTGAGGGATGCAAAGGGTTCTTTAAAAGGAGTATACGGAAGAATTTAGTTTATTCCTGCCGAGGAACAAAGGACTGCGTCATTAACAAACACCACCGGAATCGCTGCCAGTactgcaggctgcagagatgCATCGCCTTTGGCATGAAACAAGATT CTGTACAGTGTGAGAGGAAACCTATTGAAGTGtcaagagaaaaatcttcaaacTGTGCAGCTTCTACAGAAAAGATCTACATTCGGAAAGATCTTCGTAGTCCATTAGCTGCAACCCCAACTTTTGTAACAGACAATGAAACAGCAAG GTCAACGGGTTTGCTGGAATCCGGAATGTTTGTTAACATTCATCCATCCGCAGTAAAAAGTGAGCCTACTGTGCTGATGACTCCAGATAAG GTAGAAGCATGTCAAGGAGATTTAAGTACACTGGCAAATGTGGTGACTTCATTAGCAAATCTCAGCAAATCCAAAGATATGTCACAAAGCAGTACAGAGCTGTCCATGATTGACAGTTTGAGTAATGGAGATGCATCATTACCTGAACACAAGCAAGAAGAACAAGCTAGTAGTGATGTTACAAG GGCATTTGATACTCTTGCAAAAGCATTAAATCCAGGAGAGAGTGCAGCATGCCAGAACTCTGAAAATGTTGACACCAGTGCACAGCTGCTTGGTGGAGAAACAAGCATGAACATTGTTGAAATAGAGGGGCCACTACTCAGTGATGCTCATGTAGCATTCAGG cTCACCATGCCTTCTCCTATGCCTGATTATCTTAATGTTCACTATATCTGCGAGTCTGCCTCCAGGTTGCTTTTCTTGTCCATGCACTGGGCACGTTCCATTCCATCTTTCCAAGCTTTGGG ACAGGATAACAGCATATCATTAGTTAAAGCCTGCTGGAATGAACTTTTTACGCTTGGTCTAGCACAATGCTCCCAAGTTATGAATGTGGCAACGATCTTAGCTGCTTTTGTCAATCACCTTCAAGGCAGTTTACAACAAG ATAAGCTGCCAACAGACAGAGGAAGACTAGTAATGGAGCATGTCTTCAAATTGCAAGAGTTTTGTAACAGCATGGTTAAGCTGTGTCTAGATGGATATGAATATGCATATTTGAAAGCAATTGTCCTCTTCAGTCCTG ACTATCTAGACTTCTTCTCCGATTGCCTGCTCTTAGGCTGA